One window from the genome of Bacillus tianshenii encodes:
- a CDS encoding DUF1292 domain-containing protein: protein MAEEKERIVIPDENGEEHLFEILFTFDVDETEKSYMLVVPADTNVDDEEDVEVFAFRYEDKGTKPDDLELYPIETDEEWDMVEEMLNTFTDGQE, encoded by the coding sequence ATGGCTGAAGAAAAAGAACGTATCGTAATCCCTGATGAAAACGGGGAAGAGCATTTATTTGAGATTTTATTTACATTCGATGTAGATGAAACGGAAAAATCCTACATGCTAGTCGTACCGGCTGATACAAATGTAGACGATGAAGAGGATGTAGAAGTGTTTGCATTCCGTTATGAAGATAAAGGCACAAAGCCAGACGACCTAGAACTTTATCCAATTGAAACGGATGAAGAATGGGATATGGTTGAAGAAATGCTTAACACATTTACAGACGGACAAGAGTAA
- the ruvX gene encoding Holliday junction resolvase RuvX, which translates to MRVLGLDVGTKTIGVAVSDEMGWTAQGIETIKVDMHDEMRETGIERIRELIEQYNVDTIVVGLPKNMNGTIGPRGEACQEYAELLKQELALPAILWDERLSTMAAERVLLKGDVSRKKRKKVIDKMAAVMILQGYLDSKQ; encoded by the coding sequence ATGCGGGTATTGGGTCTAGATGTTGGGACGAAAACAATTGGTGTTGCAGTTAGCGATGAAATGGGTTGGACAGCGCAAGGAATTGAAACGATTAAAGTTGATATGCATGATGAAATGCGAGAAACAGGAATCGAGCGAATCCGTGAGTTGATCGAACAATATAATGTCGACACAATTGTAGTCGGTCTGCCGAAGAATATGAACGGTACGATCGGTCCCCGTGGTGAAGCATGTCAAGAATATGCGGAACTGTTAAAGCAAGAACTAGCCCTCCCAGCCATTCTTTGGGATGAGCGGCTATCAACAATGGCGGCTGAACGTGTTCTCCTTAAAGGAGATGTCAGCCGAAAGAAACGTAAGAAGGTAATTGACAAGATGGCCGCTGTAATGATTTTGCAGGGCTACTTAGACAGTAAACAATAA
- the alaS gene encoding alanine--tRNA ligase codes for MKKLTSAQVRQMYLDFFKEKGHDVEPSASLVPHEDPTLLWINSGVATLKKYFDGRVTPENPRICNAQKSIRTNDIENVGKTARHHTFFEMLGNFSIGDYFKKEAIHWAWEFLTDDKWIGFEADRLSVTIHPEDDEAYDIWLNEVGVPEDRIIRLEGNFWDIGEGPSGPNTEIFYDRGEEYGNDSSDPELYPGGENERYLEIWNLVFSQFNHNPDDTYTPLPKKNIDTGMGLERMVSVIQDVRTNFDTDLFIPIIRATEEISKQRYNESEAKDVAFKVIADHIRTVTFAISDGALPSNEGRGYVLRRLLRRAVRYAKQINIHRPFMYELVPVVGEIMVDYYPEVKEKTDFIQNVIKTEEERFHETLSEGLAILSDVIKKQKANNSTTIPGEDAFKLYDTYGFPYELTEEYAEEEGMIIDEVGFKREMEAQRERARAARKDEGSMQIQGGVLSDLAEKSEFVGYDKDGVEAVVTAVLQNKEYADSISEGEEGHLILDKTPFYAESGGQIADQGKIIGNGLELEVKDVQKAPNGQHLHHVLVKKGTLTKGLNVTGVIDSEKRSKIVKNHTATHLLHQALKDILGSHVNQAGSLVAPDRLRFDFSHFGQVKPEELEKIEEIVNDKVWQSIQVETMNKPIDEARQMGAMALFGEKYGDIVRVVRVGDYSLELCGGCHVGNTANIGLFKIVSESGIGAGTRRIEAVTGEAAYRLLNDQVSVLKQAASKLKTNLKDVPSRIDALNDELKGLQRENESLSAKLSNIEAGSLIDEVEEMDGVKLLAKKVNAADMNNLRSMVDELKNKLGSGIVILGTVNGEKVNLSAGVTKDLIEKGFHAGKLIKEVATRCGGGGGGRPDMAQAGGKNPEQLQDALAYSKEWVKSIS; via the coding sequence ATGAAGAAATTAACGTCAGCTCAAGTACGTCAAATGTACTTAGATTTCTTTAAAGAAAAAGGACATGATGTTGAACCGAGTGCATCACTAGTCCCGCATGAAGACCCTACACTATTATGGATTAACAGCGGTGTAGCGACATTGAAAAAATATTTCGATGGCCGTGTAACCCCTGAGAATCCGCGTATTTGTAATGCACAAAAATCAATCCGTACAAACGATATCGAAAACGTTGGGAAAACAGCACGTCATCATACATTCTTTGAAATGCTCGGTAACTTCTCAATTGGCGATTATTTCAAAAAAGAAGCAATTCATTGGGCTTGGGAGTTCCTTACGGATGATAAATGGATTGGCTTCGAGGCTGATCGTTTATCTGTAACGATTCACCCAGAAGATGATGAAGCCTATGACATTTGGCTAAATGAAGTTGGCGTACCAGAAGACCGGATTATCCGTTTGGAAGGGAACTTCTGGGATATTGGTGAAGGTCCAAGTGGTCCAAATACAGAGATTTTCTACGACCGTGGCGAAGAATATGGTAATGATTCAAGCGACCCTGAATTATATCCTGGCGGTGAGAATGAGCGTTATCTTGAGATTTGGAACCTTGTATTTTCACAGTTCAATCATAACCCAGATGATACGTACACACCGCTTCCGAAGAAAAACATTGATACAGGCATGGGCCTTGAACGTATGGTATCCGTTATCCAAGATGTTCGTACAAACTTTGATACAGATTTGTTTATTCCGATTATTCGTGCGACAGAAGAGATTTCAAAACAGCGCTACAACGAATCTGAAGCAAAAGATGTCGCATTTAAAGTCATTGCGGACCATATTCGTACAGTAACATTTGCAATTAGTGATGGAGCTCTTCCTTCAAATGAAGGCCGCGGTTATGTATTACGCCGCTTGTTGCGCCGTGCTGTTCGTTATGCAAAGCAAATCAATATCCATCGTCCGTTCATGTACGAGCTTGTCCCAGTCGTAGGGGAAATTATGGTTGATTATTATCCAGAAGTAAAAGAAAAAACAGATTTCATCCAAAATGTAATTAAGACAGAAGAAGAGCGTTTCCATGAAACATTAAGTGAAGGACTTGCTATTCTTTCAGATGTTATTAAGAAGCAAAAAGCAAACAATAGCACGACTATTCCTGGTGAAGATGCCTTTAAGTTGTATGACACATATGGCTTCCCGTATGAATTAACAGAGGAATATGCGGAAGAAGAAGGCATGATTATTGATGAAGTTGGCTTTAAACGTGAAATGGAAGCACAGCGTGAACGCGCTCGCGCAGCTCGTAAAGATGAAGGGTCAATGCAAATTCAAGGCGGCGTTCTGTCTGACTTAGCAGAAAAGAGTGAATTTGTAGGCTATGATAAAGATGGTGTTGAAGCTGTTGTAACAGCTGTTCTGCAAAACAAAGAATACGCAGACAGCATTTCTGAAGGTGAAGAAGGCCACCTTATTCTTGATAAAACACCTTTTTATGCTGAAAGTGGTGGACAGATTGCTGACCAAGGTAAAATTATCGGCAATGGTCTAGAGCTTGAGGTGAAAGATGTCCAAAAAGCACCGAATGGTCAACATTTGCATCATGTTCTTGTTAAAAAAGGAACGTTAACAAAAGGTTTAAACGTAACAGGTGTTATTGATTCAGAAAAACGCAGTAAGATCGTGAAAAATCATACTGCGACACATTTACTGCACCAAGCATTGAAAGATATACTTGGCAGTCATGTTAACCAGGCAGGTTCATTAGTAGCACCTGACCGTCTTCGTTTTGACTTCTCACATTTCGGACAAGTAAAACCGGAAGAGCTAGAGAAAATCGAAGAAATTGTGAATGATAAGGTATGGCAAAGCATTCAAGTGGAAACAATGAATAAACCGATTGATGAAGCACGTCAAATGGGCGCAATGGCGCTATTTGGTGAAAAGTACGGTGATATCGTCCGTGTTGTACGTGTTGGTGATTATAGCTTAGAGCTTTGTGGTGGTTGTCATGTAGGCAACACTGCAAATATCGGCTTGTTCAAAATCGTTTCTGAATCAGGTATCGGTGCAGGTACTCGTCGTATTGAAGCGGTAACAGGTGAAGCGGCATATCGTTTGCTTAATGATCAAGTAAGCGTCTTAAAGCAAGCCGCATCTAAACTGAAAACGAACTTAAAAGATGTCCCTTCACGGATCGATGCATTAAACGATGAGCTAAAAGGCCTTCAGCGTGAAAATGAATCACTATCTGCAAAGCTAAGTAACATTGAAGCAGGCAGTCTTATTGATGAAGTGGAAGAAATGGACGGTGTGAAATTGCTTGCGAAAAAAGTAAACGCTGCGGATATGAATAACCTTCGCAGTATGGTGGACGAGTTGAAGAATAAACTTGGTTCAGGCATCGTCATTTTGGGTACAGTAAATGGTGAAAAAGTCAATCTTTCTGCAGGTGTAACAAAAGATTTAATCGAGAAAGGTTTCCATGCTGGTAAGCTGATTAAAGAAGTTGCAACACGCTGTGGTGGCGGCGGTGGCGGTCGTCCAGATATGGCTCAAGCAGGAGGCAAAAATCCTGAACAATTACAAGATGCTCTCGCTTATTCAAAAGAATGGGTCAAATCTATTTCCTAA
- a CDS encoding DUF3918 family protein, producing the protein MRGMMSSLLAIGTGIGAAYMMSNGNNMNMNRTMRRMRRRMRRAFR; encoded by the coding sequence ATGAGGGGTATGATGTCTTCCTTGCTGGCAATCGGTACAGGGATTGGGGCAGCATATATGATGAGCAATGGCAACAACATGAATATGAATCGGACGATGAGACGAATGCGCCGACGTATGCGACGCGCATTTCGTTAG
- a CDS encoding PRC-barrel domain-containing protein yields the protein MRTFSSIRGLPVFLQQTGAKIGVIEEVCIDEAGNVKGFIIDVEGFLKRDRYLPFEKVSAVGRDGIIVAYTQSAFHRPVLQPNEHHLHDPKKGVWGKSLYTTEGEKLGMIADVYFQEELGKITGYQVSDGFFADVTEGKKRIPAYSTCSIGEEAVFITCRDDMSSTI from the coding sequence TTGCGAACATTCTCGAGCATTAGAGGATTGCCTGTTTTCCTTCAACAAACTGGTGCAAAAATCGGTGTCATTGAAGAAGTATGTATTGATGAAGCGGGGAATGTGAAAGGCTTTATCATTGATGTAGAAGGTTTCTTGAAGCGAGACCGCTACTTACCGTTCGAAAAGGTGAGCGCCGTCGGTCGGGATGGAATTATCGTAGCCTATACACAGTCAGCATTCCACCGACCTGTACTGCAACCAAACGAGCATCATCTTCATGATCCGAAAAAAGGTGTTTGGGGAAAATCGCTCTATACAACAGAGGGCGAAAAGCTAGGAATGATTGCTGACGTATACTTTCAGGAAGAATTGGGCAAAATTACAGGATATCAAGTATCGGATGGCTTTTTTGCTGATGTGACAGAGGGGAAGAAAAGAATTCCTGCGTATTCAACTTGCTCCATTGGTGAAGAAGCAGTATTTATCACATGTCGAGATGACATGTCAAGCACGATATGA
- a CDS encoding ATP-dependent RecD-like DNA helicase has product MDQQSFPLEEEKKYIKGVIVAMIFHNEDSLYSVSRVRVLETNENYDEKEVIVNGNYPSLHPDETYTFYGKFRTHPKYGKQYNIEHFRKELPSTKEGVVLYLSSDLFHGIGKKTAEHIVDVLGESAISRIMQDPTVLDSVPKLSEEKARNLYETLLEHEGLEQVMMVLSRYGFGPKLSMKVYQAYKEQSLAMIEHHPYQLIEDIEGIGFARADELGQAFGLSEKHPERLRAGCLYLLTHTSLQEGHVYLDIEMLYEEAIKLLDKNGELQLTKEELATEIAALEEEGKVVTEETRIYEPSLYFAEKGFVTSVKRLSDQLGFADEFPESEFLKALGELEERLGVQYAPSQKDAIQKAVSSPMMILTGGPGTGKTTVIKGIVEIYAELHGCSLDVKDYDSEENPFPVLLVAPTGRASKRMSEATGLPAVTIHRLLGWNGSDFEHDEDNPINGKLLIVDEVSMVDMWLANQLFKALPADVQVILVGDEDQLPSVGPGQVLKDLLEADVIPSVQLTDIYRQSEGSSIVEIAHAIKRGEFPHDITEGRADRAFFSCRQDNIADVVLQVCANALKKGYTARDVQVLAPMYRGSAGIEKLNEVLQDEFNPASDQRRELKFADKLYRVGDKVLQLVNQPEDQVFNGDIGEIVSILYAKENVDKEDLTIISFDGTEVQYTRQDLNNITHAYCCSIHKAQGSEFPIVILPIVKGYYRMLRRNLIYTAITRSKDFLILCGEVEAFRMGIERTDDAKRQTSLTERLQAVFQSSEPVENEDVENLSPYDFMDE; this is encoded by the coding sequence ATGGACCAACAATCCTTTCCGCTAGAAGAAGAGAAAAAGTACATAAAAGGCGTTATCGTTGCGATGATCTTTCATAATGAAGACAGCCTCTATTCGGTTTCTCGTGTGCGTGTACTTGAAACGAATGAGAATTATGATGAGAAAGAAGTTATTGTGAATGGGAATTACCCATCCCTGCATCCAGATGAAACCTATACATTTTACGGGAAGTTTCGCACACACCCGAAATATGGAAAGCAATATAATATTGAGCACTTTCGCAAAGAGCTTCCTTCAACAAAAGAAGGTGTTGTGTTGTATTTATCAAGCGATCTGTTTCATGGGATTGGGAAGAAAACAGCAGAGCATATTGTCGATGTTCTTGGTGAAAGTGCCATTTCACGTATTATGCAGGACCCAACTGTATTAGACAGTGTACCGAAGCTGTCAGAGGAAAAGGCACGCAACTTATATGAAACGTTGCTTGAGCATGAAGGGTTAGAGCAGGTAATGATGGTGCTGTCCCGCTATGGGTTCGGCCCGAAGCTTTCAATGAAAGTGTATCAAGCTTATAAAGAACAGTCGCTTGCGATGATCGAACATCATCCATACCAGCTGATTGAAGATATTGAAGGGATCGGTTTTGCCAGAGCTGATGAATTAGGACAAGCATTCGGGTTATCCGAGAAACACCCGGAACGTTTGCGTGCAGGCTGTTTGTATTTGCTCACTCATACCTCTTTGCAGGAGGGGCATGTCTACTTAGATATTGAAATGCTATATGAGGAAGCAATCAAGCTGCTTGATAAAAATGGTGAGCTCCAACTGACTAAAGAAGAGCTGGCAACCGAAATCGCAGCACTTGAAGAAGAAGGTAAAGTTGTCACAGAAGAGACGCGTATATATGAACCGTCCCTTTACTTTGCTGAAAAAGGCTTTGTAACGAGTGTAAAACGGCTAAGCGATCAGCTTGGATTTGCTGACGAATTTCCCGAATCTGAATTTTTAAAAGCATTAGGTGAGCTTGAAGAACGCCTTGGCGTCCAATACGCTCCGTCTCAAAAGGATGCGATCCAAAAAGCCGTTTCTTCACCGATGATGATTTTAACTGGTGGTCCTGGTACAGGGAAAACGACGGTTATTAAAGGAATTGTGGAGATTTATGCAGAGCTGCACGGCTGTTCGTTAGATGTAAAGGATTATGACAGTGAAGAAAATCCTTTTCCAGTGCTGCTTGTTGCCCCAACAGGACGTGCTTCTAAGCGTATGAGTGAAGCGACAGGACTTCCTGCTGTTACCATTCACCGTTTATTAGGTTGGAATGGCTCTGATTTTGAGCATGATGAAGATAATCCGATTAACGGTAAGCTATTAATTGTTGATGAAGTATCGATGGTAGATATGTGGCTTGCCAATCAATTATTTAAAGCACTGCCTGCTGATGTGCAGGTGATTCTAGTAGGTGATGAAGACCAGCTTCCGTCGGTGGGACCTGGTCAAGTATTGAAGGATTTACTTGAAGCAGATGTTATTCCATCTGTGCAGTTAACGGATATCTATCGTCAGTCTGAAGGTTCTTCCATTGTGGAGATTGCTCATGCCATTAAGCGTGGTGAGTTTCCTCATGATATAACCGAGGGGAGAGCAGATCGAGCATTTTTTAGCTGTCGGCAAGACAATATTGCAGATGTGGTCCTTCAAGTGTGTGCCAATGCGCTGAAAAAAGGCTACACCGCTCGTGATGTCCAAGTGTTAGCTCCAATGTATCGTGGCAGCGCAGGGATTGAAAAGCTGAATGAAGTACTTCAGGATGAGTTCAACCCTGCAAGCGACCAGCGACGTGAACTAAAGTTCGCTGACAAGCTTTACCGTGTCGGTGATAAAGTTCTCCAGCTTGTGAACCAGCCTGAGGACCAAGTATTTAACGGGGATATCGGCGAAATCGTTAGTATTCTTTATGCAAAAGAAAACGTGGATAAAGAAGATCTCACGATTATTTCCTTTGATGGAACAGAAGTACAGTACACGCGACAAGACTTGAATAACATTACGCATGCTTACTGTTGCTCAATTCACAAAGCACAAGGTAGTGAATTTCCGATTGTTATCTTACCGATAGTAAAAGGCTATTATCGGATGCTCCGCCGAAATTTAATCTATACAGCGATAACACGCAGTAAGGATTTTTTAATTTTATGTGGGGAAGTTGAAGCGTTTCGGATGGGAATAGAACGTACAGACGATGCAAAGCGTCAAACTTCGCTAACTGAACGTCTCCAGGCTGTTTTTCAAAGCAGTGAGCCTGTTGAAAATGAAGATGTGGAAAACCTTTCACCGTATGACTTCATGGACGAGTGA
- a CDS encoding tetratricopeptide repeat protein: protein MTDKNKQGIQYMQAGKYEEAAKVFTEAIEEKPDDAVAYTNFGNLLTALGELQRAVAFYEKALEIDEQMATAYYGAGNAFYKMEQFTDAKDMFQQALQKGLEEGDTYFMLAMSIYQLDQPKLALPYFQRAVELNQDDVDAHFQYGLCLAQTNQIDEAINVLEQTVAMNDEHADAYYNLGVAYAYKDDAETTLAMFKKALEVQPDHMLAANGKEKIEALLNEN, encoded by the coding sequence ATGACGGATAAAAATAAACAAGGAATTCAATATATGCAGGCCGGAAAGTACGAAGAAGCTGCCAAAGTATTTACTGAAGCAATTGAAGAAAAACCAGATGATGCGGTAGCGTATACAAATTTCGGAAATTTGTTAACGGCACTAGGTGAATTACAGCGTGCAGTTGCCTTCTATGAAAAAGCACTTGAAATCGATGAGCAGATGGCGACGGCTTATTATGGTGCTGGGAATGCCTTTTACAAAATGGAACAGTTTACGGATGCAAAGGATATGTTCCAGCAAGCACTGCAAAAAGGCTTAGAAGAAGGAGATACCTATTTTATGCTGGCTATGTCGATTTATCAGCTTGACCAGCCGAAGCTAGCGTTGCCGTATTTTCAGCGCGCAGTTGAATTAAATCAAGATGATGTTGATGCTCATTTCCAATATGGCTTATGCCTAGCACAAACAAATCAAATTGATGAAGCAATTAACGTGTTAGAGCAAACGGTAGCTATGAACGATGAGCATGCTGATGCTTATTATAACTTAGGTGTGGCTTACGCTTATAAAGATGATGCCGAAACAACGCTTGCGATGTTCAAGAAAGCGCTGGAGGTACAGCCTGACCATATGCTTGCTGCGAACGGTAAAGAAAAGATTGAAGCATTGCTGAATGAGAATTAA
- the mnmA gene encoding tRNA 2-thiouridine(34) synthase MnmA, with the protein MEKAPKDTRVVVGMSGGVDSSVAALLLKEQGYDVIGIFMKNWDDTDENGVCTATEDYNDVIRVCNQIGIPYYAVNFEKQYWDKVFTYFLEEYKAGRTPNPDVMCNKEIKFKAFLDHAMTLGADYLATGHYAQVERRDGEVKMLRGVDENKDQTYFLNQLTQEQLSKVMFPLGHLPKPEVRKLAAEAGLATAKKKDSTGICFIGERNFKEFLSNYLPAQPGDMQTLDGEVKGKHDGLMYYTIGQRHGLGIGGSGDPWFVVGKNLEDNVLYVAQSFHNDLLYSDRLIATDVSWVTDKLVESGLKCTAKFRYRQPDKGVTVNMLDNGHVEVIFDEPQRAITPGQAVVFYNGDECLGGATIDKVYKNGEQLNYV; encoded by the coding sequence ATGGAAAAAGCACCGAAAGATACACGAGTTGTCGTCGGTATGTCAGGCGGTGTCGATTCATCTGTGGCCGCACTGCTGTTAAAGGAGCAGGGCTATGATGTGATCGGCATTTTTATGAAAAATTGGGATGATACAGATGAGAACGGCGTATGTACGGCGACAGAAGATTATAATGATGTTATTCGAGTGTGTAATCAAATCGGTATCCCGTATTATGCAGTTAATTTTGAAAAGCAATATTGGGACAAGGTGTTTACGTATTTCCTTGAGGAATATAAAGCAGGCAGAACACCAAATCCTGATGTGATGTGTAATAAAGAGATTAAGTTTAAGGCGTTTTTAGACCATGCGATGACACTTGGAGCTGATTATTTAGCAACAGGTCATTATGCACAAGTTGAACGCCGTGACGGTGAAGTGAAAATGCTTCGCGGTGTTGATGAGAATAAAGATCAGACATATTTCTTAAATCAACTAACACAGGAACAATTGTCAAAAGTCATGTTCCCGCTTGGCCATTTACCTAAGCCTGAGGTGCGTAAGCTTGCAGCAGAGGCTGGGCTTGCAACGGCGAAGAAAAAGGACAGCACAGGTATCTGCTTTATCGGTGAACGGAATTTTAAAGAGTTCCTAAGCAATTACTTGCCTGCACAGCCTGGTGATATGCAAACATTAGATGGTGAAGTGAAAGGAAAACATGACGGCTTGATGTACTATACAATTGGACAGCGCCATGGTCTTGGTATCGGTGGAAGCGGAGATCCGTGGTTCGTTGTCGGTAAAAACCTAGAAGACAACGTCCTCTATGTAGCGCAAAGCTTTCACAATGACCTGCTTTACTCTGACAGATTGATTGCAACAGATGTAAGCTGGGTAACAGATAAACTAGTCGAGAGCGGGCTAAAGTGTACAGCGAAATTCCGTTACCGCCAACCAGATAAAGGTGTGACAGTGAACATGCTTGATAATGGCCATGTTGAAGTTATCTTTGATGAACCACAGCGTGCCATTACACCAGGTCAAGCAGTTGTCTTCTATAATGGGGATGAATGTCTTGGCGGTGCAACGATTGATAAAGTCTACAAAAATGGCGAACAGCTGAATTACGTTTAA
- a CDS encoding cysteine desulfurase family protein, translated as MERIYFDHAATTPVHPSVIEKMTPLLAEVYGNPSSIHHFGRESRKYLDEARQVLADTIGAAANEIIVTSGGTEADNLAIFGTVYANQKKNGHIITTAIEHHAVLHACEQLEAEGFDVTYLPVDRNGVVAVKDVREALRDDTLLVTIMYGNNEIGAVQPISEIGAMLKETAPHVVFHTDAVQAYGVLPLNVNECHVDLLSVSAHKINGPKGTGFLYARNGVKLTPRSYGGEQERKRRAGTENVPGIVGFAHAAELAIRELEERQEQYRAYQQAMISTLKAEDVSFQVNGSIENGMPHILNIYFPGTNVEALLVNFDLAGIAASSGSACTAGSIEPSHVLTAMFGSEAPETIASVRFSFGYGNSVEQVEQAAVEIAKAVKRLASL; from the coding sequence ATGGAACGGATTTATTTCGATCATGCAGCAACAACGCCTGTCCATCCGAGTGTAATTGAAAAGATGACACCGTTGCTTGCTGAAGTGTACGGCAACCCTTCAAGTATTCATCATTTTGGACGAGAAAGCCGTAAATATTTAGATGAGGCAAGGCAAGTATTAGCGGACACAATTGGTGCAGCTGCCAATGAGATTATTGTAACGAGCGGTGGAACAGAAGCAGATAACCTTGCTATTTTCGGTACCGTATATGCAAATCAGAAGAAAAACGGCCACATTATTACTACGGCTATTGAGCATCATGCTGTTCTGCATGCTTGTGAACAGTTAGAAGCAGAAGGCTTTGATGTAACATATTTGCCTGTTGACCGTAACGGTGTGGTAGCAGTGAAAGATGTGCGGGAAGCATTACGTGATGACACACTGCTTGTTACGATTATGTATGGCAATAATGAAATAGGAGCGGTTCAGCCGATTAGTGAAATTGGTGCAATGCTGAAAGAAACAGCTCCACATGTCGTTTTTCATACAGATGCAGTCCAAGCGTACGGTGTTCTGCCCCTTAATGTAAATGAATGTCATGTTGATTTACTGTCTGTTTCCGCCCACAAGATTAACGGACCAAAGGGAACGGGCTTTTTATATGCTCGAAACGGTGTGAAGCTTACACCGCGTTCATACGGCGGTGAGCAGGAACGTAAACGCCGGGCTGGGACTGAAAATGTACCTGGAATAGTCGGCTTTGCGCATGCTGCAGAACTTGCTATCCGAGAGCTAGAAGAGCGTCAAGAACAATATCGTGCTTATCAACAAGCAATGATTTCAACCTTGAAAGCTGAAGATGTTTCATTCCAAGTAAACGGCAGCATAGAGAACGGGATGCCGCATATTTTGAATATTTATTTTCCAGGAACAAATGTTGAAGCACTGCTTGTGAATTTTGACTTAGCAGGGATTGCAGCTTCAAGCGGTTCGGCATGTACGGCAGGGTCGATTGAGCCGTCTCATGTATTAACGGCCATGTTTGGGAGCGAAGCACCTGAAACAATTGCATCTGTTCGATTTAGCTTTGGCTATGGAAATTCAGTTGAACAAGTGGAACAGGCTGCAGTTGAAATTGCCAAAGCGGTTAAACGCTTGGCTTCGTTATAG
- a CDS encoding Rrf2 family transcriptional regulator, whose amino-acid sequence MKISTKGRYGLTIMIALAKKTGDSPTSLKSIAQEYNLSEHYLEQLIAPLRNAGLVKSIRGAYGGYILAKDAESITAGDIIRVLEGPISPVEVIDDEEPAKRDLWIKIRDAVKDVLDTTTLQYLADYDDDAEQEAYMFYI is encoded by the coding sequence ATGAAAATTTCAACCAAAGGGCGTTACGGATTAACAATAATGATCGCGCTAGCAAAGAAGACAGGCGACAGCCCGACGTCTTTGAAGTCAATTGCGCAAGAATATAACTTATCAGAGCATTACTTAGAGCAGTTAATTGCACCATTGCGGAACGCAGGACTTGTAAAAAGCATTCGCGGTGCGTACGGCGGCTATATTTTAGCAAAAGATGCAGAAAGTATTACAGCTGGAGATATTATTCGTGTGCTTGAAGGGCCGATCAGTCCTGTTGAAGTAATTGATGATGAAGAACCGGCAAAACGTGATTTATGGATTAAAATTCGTGATGCAGTGAAAGATGTACTTGATACAACAACACTGCAATATTTAGCAGACTATGATGACGATGCAGAACAAGAAGCATATATGTTCTATATTTAA
- a CDS encoding YitT family protein, whose protein sequence is MRQWLVFFVGLLIMAFGIVLMIKADLGSAPWDVLHVGLFKQVGLTIGSWSIIIGIVVLGSSALLAKKLPQIGAFLNMLLVGVFIDLYMLLPFLQTPSTVVGKIVMLLSGILIIGYGMGVYIAADCGAGPRDSLMLVLTEMTGWTLPRIRFAMEMGVLFFGWLLGGPIFIGTIIFSVTIGAVVGAALPQCRRFLSKWMYAQPKIRRSASQH, encoded by the coding sequence ATGCGTCAATGGCTAGTCTTTTTTGTTGGCTTATTGATTATGGCATTTGGCATTGTGCTTATGATTAAAGCAGACTTAGGGAGTGCTCCATGGGATGTACTTCATGTCGGATTATTTAAGCAAGTTGGTCTTACAATTGGAAGTTGGTCGATTATCATTGGGATAGTTGTGTTAGGGAGTTCTGCGTTGCTGGCAAAGAAGCTTCCGCAAATTGGCGCATTTTTGAATATGCTGCTTGTCGGTGTTTTCATTGACTTATATATGTTGTTACCATTTTTACAAACACCGTCGACAGTAGTAGGGAAGATTGTGATGCTTCTTAGCGGTATTCTTATTATTGGGTACGGAATGGGGGTATATATCGCGGCGGATTGTGGGGCAGGACCGCGTGATAGTTTGATGTTGGTCTTAACCGAGATGACAGGTTGGACACTTCCGCGCATCCGTTTTGCAATGGAAATGGGAGTGTTATTTTTTGGCTGGCTGCTTGGAGGCCCTATTTTTATTGGGACGATTATCTTTAGCGTGACGATCGGCGCAGTTGTCGGGGCGGCTCTTCCGCAGTGTCGTCGTTTCTTGTCAAAATGGATGTATGCACAGCCGAAAATACGGAGGAGTGCTAGTCAGCACTAA